Proteins found in one Gemmatimonas sp. genomic segment:
- a CDS encoding cysteine desulfurase family protein, whose amino-acid sequence MTQPVYLDHAATTPVRDEVMAAMAPYFGARFGNPSSVHRWGREARVALDEARERLAATLGAHPDEVCFTSGGTEGDNFAILGAFRTLRAQGRDAALTTPIEHKAVLAAVHQVAHEGGEERLVRVSPDGLVEMAHFAELLDERVAVASVMWVNNEVGVMQDVPALAANAKAAGAMFHTDAVQAFGKVPIDAKQTPFDLLTISGHKIGAPKGIGALFIRRDTPLEPMFHGGSQDRGRRPGTENVAFAVGLATAAELLVAEHDDEHARMQKLQAMFERGLRERIPDVIIHAANAPRAPHITNMSIPGTSSESMLMALDLRGIACSAGSACQSGSVSASHVLSAMGVAPDVANAALRLSFGCLSTEACVQRTVDVLARLAEKSRIGKASSAACAFEPVEF is encoded by the coding sequence ATGACTCAGCCCGTGTACCTGGATCACGCCGCCACCACCCCGGTGCGCGACGAGGTCATGGCCGCCATGGCGCCCTACTTCGGCGCGCGCTTCGGAAATCCCTCCAGCGTCCATCGCTGGGGCCGCGAAGCGCGGGTCGCTCTCGACGAGGCACGCGAGCGACTGGCCGCCACGCTTGGCGCGCACCCCGACGAAGTGTGCTTCACCTCGGGCGGCACGGAGGGCGACAACTTCGCGATCCTCGGTGCGTTCCGCACGCTTCGCGCCCAGGGGCGTGACGCGGCGCTCACGACGCCGATCGAGCACAAGGCCGTGCTCGCCGCGGTGCATCAAGTGGCGCATGAGGGGGGCGAAGAGCGCCTTGTTCGCGTCTCGCCTGACGGCCTCGTGGAGATGGCGCATTTCGCCGAGCTGCTCGACGAGCGGGTGGCCGTGGCCAGTGTCATGTGGGTGAACAACGAAGTCGGCGTAATGCAGGACGTACCCGCCTTGGCGGCGAACGCCAAAGCTGCCGGCGCGATGTTTCACACCGATGCGGTGCAAGCGTTCGGCAAGGTGCCGATCGACGCGAAACAGACGCCGTTTGATTTGCTCACGATTTCGGGGCACAAGATCGGGGCCCCGAAGGGCATCGGTGCCCTGTTCATTCGCCGCGACACGCCGCTCGAGCCGATGTTTCATGGCGGCTCGCAGGATCGCGGCCGCCGTCCCGGCACGGAGAACGTCGCCTTCGCCGTGGGCCTCGCCACAGCAGCCGAGCTGCTCGTGGCCGAGCACGACGACGAGCATGCCCGCATGCAGAAGCTGCAGGCGATGTTCGAGCGCGGACTGCGCGAGCGCATTCCCGACGTGATCATTCACGCCGCGAATGCACCGCGTGCGCCGCACATCACCAACATGTCGATCCCCGGCACCAGCAGCGAGTCGATGCTGATGGCGCTCGACCTCCGTGGCATCGCCTGCAGTGCGGGCTCGGCGTGTCAGAGCGGGAGCGTCTCGGCGTCGCACGTGTTGAGCGCGATGGGCGTGGCGCCTGACGTGGCGAACGCCGCGTTGCGTCTCTCGTTCGGCTGCCTGAGTACCGAGGCGTGCGTGCAGCGCACGGTCGACGTGCTCGCCAGGCTCGCCGAGAAGTCGCGTATCGGTAAGGCCTCGAGCGCGGCGTGCGCGTTCGAGCCCGTCGAGTTTTAG
- a CDS encoding cyclase family protein, with translation MFFDISVPFAAATPPWPDDVGFSCGWTCRREDGSSVNLGVLHSSAHVGTHADAPLHVQSSWPASESLPASVFVGEVQLIALPADHDAAGDITIPVLQRLLGAHVPTRVIVRTGCSVASGVFPANWPALSEDAAKWLVQHGLTLWGVDSPSVDRRTSTELPVHNAIFGGGAFVLENLALDVVPVGRYELLAQPLAVHGADAAPVRALLRAIREQ, from the coding sequence GTGTTCTTTGATATCAGTGTGCCGTTTGCTGCTGCTACGCCGCCTTGGCCGGACGACGTGGGGTTTTCTTGTGGGTGGACGTGCCGACGCGAGGACGGTAGCAGCGTGAATTTGGGTGTGTTGCATTCGAGTGCGCATGTGGGCACGCATGCGGACGCGCCGTTGCACGTGCAGTCGTCGTGGCCGGCGTCGGAGTCGTTACCGGCGTCGGTGTTCGTGGGCGAGGTGCAGCTCATCGCGCTGCCGGCCGATCACGATGCGGCGGGCGACATCACGATTCCGGTACTGCAGCGGTTATTGGGCGCGCATGTGCCCACGCGCGTGATCGTGCGCACGGGGTGCTCGGTGGCGTCCGGCGTGTTTCCCGCGAACTGGCCGGCGCTGAGCGAAGATGCGGCGAAGTGGCTGGTGCAGCATGGGCTCACCTTGTGGGGTGTGGATAGCCCCAGTGTGGACCGCCGCACGAGCACGGAGCTGCCGGTGCACAACGCGATTTTCGGCGGCGGCGCGTTCGTACTGGAGAATCTCGCGCTCGACGTAGTGCCGGTGGGACGCTATGAGTTGCTGGCGCAGCCGCTGGCGGTACACGGTGCCGACGCGGCGCCGGTACGGGCGCTGTTGCGCGCGATACGCGAGCAGTAA